The DNA window TTACAGAGAAATTGGCACTGTACAAACCACGCTAAGTCACATGACTTGGGCCTCTCGACCAGTCCCCGCACAGATAACTCTGGAGATTTGCCCGGTAATATGAAGCGAAGCTTAGCTTCGCTCCGTCAGTGCATACACTGTGTGTATGTAACACTTTCCGGAGCTCATCTttaagcttcgcttcaattaCATATAAAGCAGGGTTGGAGGGAGGATTACACTGGGGTGGCAAGGAAGTCAAGGACGGACGGAGTGTACGGTATGAAGGGAGCTGGTCCTCTCGAGACGCTCCGCCTTGCGTCGAACTAGTCAAGGGGGAGCGAGGGTGCTTGGGCTGGTCTTGGAGCGTAGCGGCTACTACGATACCCTTTCATTCGGAGTACAGAACCAACGTATGATACAATGCCAATGTTCTATTTCTGACATTCATTATTTTATGCATATAATACATAGCAAACATGATCGCTGCTCGCTATGCAGAGTGGAGAGTGTCTATCGTCACAAGGCAGGGGCCGCCGCATCACATCGCGCGCCACCCGCCGTCAGTTCTGTCCCACAACCAGCCGCGCCGTCCCAACCGAGTCCGCCGTCCGTTGAAAAGACAAACCCGCCTGCCCACACCGAGCCTCACGCACACGTAGTCGGGGCCCCCGGTAGAATCTATCCGATGAAACGCCCCGCCGATCCCGATCCCCAGAAAATTCCCGGTTTTAAGAGCCCAATTAAACAGACATAGGAAAACAGACATAGGAAACGAAGTGAGAAGATGCAGGGTGACTGAAGCGTTTCCGCCGTTTCGCTCCGTCTCTCCCAGCGAATCTTGCGATGAACTTCAACCCCCTCACGGTCAACCACAACCcaaccagccagccagcGACCATTTCACCAACGGGTATCATTCCAAGCGGGCAAAAGATGAGACAGACAAAAGAACGGATGAGGTCAAGAGCCACCGTGACAGCCGCCTAGGCAGCAGCCACGGCTCCCGCAGCATGACCACCgccaaggagctcgaggacctTGTTGACCACGGCACTGGGATATCCGCGGCTGAGCATCTCGCTGACGACAGCCTTGGCATTCTCCCGGTCCTGGACGGCCAGATAAGCCCGCGTCATGGCCTCGTACGTGCTCGGCTCGCGCTTCTCGCGGCCCACGGCAGCGTAgatggcctcggccttggcgatgttgccctcggccgcccagCCGTGGATCAGCGTGTTGGCGATGTAGGGCGTCAGCTCGACATGCTTGTCACGCATCTGCGCAAGGACAGACTCGGTGGCGGCAACCTGGCGGTTGGCGACCATCGCCTCGAAGAGGGCCTGGAACAGGCAGGCGTCGGGAGCAACCAGGCGGTCCTCCATGACCGAGTCAAACACACGGCGAGCGCCCTCCATGTCGTGCAGGACACAGCCACGGGCGTGGATCAGCGCCGCGTAGTGGACCGCCTCAGGTGTCTGGTTAGAGGCGCGGATCATGTCCAGCACGGCCTCGGCAGCCTTCATGTCGACAGGCTCGAGGGTAGCGTGCGTGTCAACGAGCAGCTTGAAGGTGTGTGCGGTCGGGGCGATGCCTCTGGCCTTCATGCGTTCGTAGTACTCCAGCACCTTGGTCTTGTCGCGCTTGGTCGTCAGGAAGAACTGCATCATGCTGTTGTACGGAGCCGGGCGTGCCTTGTAGTTCGGCATGGACTCCATCTCGTCAAAGAGCTCTTCGGCAAACTTCTCGTCGCTGACTCGGCAGAGCGCGTTGACGATTGTCCCGTAGGTCACCGAAGTCGGCTTGATTCCCAGCGCTCGCATCTCGGCGAAGTAGAAAAGGCAGTCGTCGATGCGGCGCGCCTTGCCGAGCTTTCCGATGAGCGCATTGTACAGGAAGGAAGTCGGCTCAACGCCCTCGGTCTTGGCCCGGATGAAGATCTTGACAGCTTCGGAGGCCTCGTCGAAAGTCTTGGCGGACTCTTTCATCGTGGTAATGTAGAGACCATAGGTGTTGGCGGACGGCGTCGAACCCATGGCAAGCAACTCCTGGTGGTACTCCTCAGCCAGGGCTCTGTGGCCCAGGGTGAGACAAGCGCCAACCATGGCGTCCAGAATCGAAGACCAGCCGTAGCGGACCACCGCATACTGGGGAAGCGGGGGCACATCGGTACGCGCCATGGCGAGTATCTCCTTGCAGAGGTCCATCTTCCCCTCCTTGGCAGCAGCGGAGATGAGCTTGGCATACGTGATGTAGCGAGGAtggcggccggcccggcgcaTGTTCCGGAAGCGGGCGAGAGCCTCGTTGAGCCTCGGATGCTTGCGGCCATGTCCGCCTTCAAGCTCCTCGGTGATGAAGAATGAACCCTTCACGTCGGAGGTCGCGGCGTACGGGTCGAAGCTGTCTTCGACGTGGAACGGCGCAGGGGAGGGGCTGTATGGCGATGCTGGGAACGAGTGTTGCACTTCGGCGACCGGCACGGGAGCGTTCCGAGGATCCGTGATACCGCGGGCAGCCATGAATCTCGAAATGAACTCGGCACCCTCCTCAATCTCGTCGGCCAGCTGGGACTTGCGATCGACGGCGCCATCACGGATGCGTTGAAACATGTACTCAGCTTGGCTCAACCCTTCGAGAACCTGCCCCGAGCCGATCAGGGCGACGGCGTACATGGCCGTAGGCTCAATGAAGGACGACGTCGGCTGGACTTCCGGGCTGCACAAGACATCCCAGTAGCGCGCAGCGCTTGCGACGTCACCCTCACGAACGCTCATGGCAAGCAGAGcgatcgccgaggccgccgaggcacTGGGAACAGACACGTTGGCGAACGCTGCGACGGCAGTCTGCTTGTCCCCATGATCAGCAGCAACGGTCGCGACTTCGCTCATGGTCGAGTTCCTTGTCTTTGACTCGATCTTCTGGGCCCACTGAAGAGCTTCCCGGTAAATGCCGCGGTCGATGAAGCCCTTGACAAAGCCACCGGCGATGATGGCATCCTTGATCTCGGAGACCTTGACCCCGTACTCCTGCACGATCTTCTGGTAGAACTTCATGGCGCCTTCGAGCTTGTCGGAGACGATGTACGCGTTGATCACGGCAGCGTAAACCTGGGCATCGAGGCGATCCTTCAGGGTTTTCTCGCCCTGATCGTTCGCAATCGCCAGGTTCCGGTACTCGTTGTAGCACTCCACAGCGCTGATAAGGTCACCGCAGTTGGCAAACGAGGTGATCATGGCGGGGAAAATGGCGGCAAACGGCGTTGTCCGGCTGGACTCCATGTGCTCGTACAGCTGTAGCATGTCCGACACACGCCCCGCCTGGGCACAAGCCGAGATGAGCTGACGGTAGGTCTCGGACGAGTACAGCGCCTTGTTGGACGTGACCGACGACTCGAACAGGTTGAGGGCCAGGTCCAGGCGGTCGTCCTCGACCAACATGGCGTACTCAAGCTCGTGAGATCCAAACATGAATTTGCCTGGCTCATCCATCCCACCGAAACGCAGCCGCTTGCCCTCCAGGACCTGCTTGAGCGACACGATCTCGAGCGACCGGGAcgcgaggaggccgacaAGGATGTTGTAAGTGTCACTGTCCGGTGAGACCTTCCGACGCAACATGTCCGTGTAGACGTCGAGTGCCTTGGTGATGATCTCCCACTTCTCCGAGGGCAAGTGGATAGCGGCCATGAGCAACGCATTGTAAGCCGTTGCAATGGGGCGAACACCGCCGGCCAGCATGGCCTCGAAGACGGCGGGAATCTCAGCATAGCGGCCGGCCTCGGAAAGCTTGGTTAAGTGGTCGGCGTATGTTTGGGATTGGGGATCGACGGGAGATGTGGGAACGCGGGCGACGCTGCCGGGCGTTGTCGCCCGTGAGAACGGTGTGACCGTGCGCGACCGAATTTCTTCGGCAAGCCGCTCCGCCAGAGCCGGCGATGTCGTCCGCAGTGactcgacctcctcctccaacgcTTCTAGCTGCTTCCGGAGTTCGATCTCCTTCTCGATGGCGGCATCGATGTGGGCCAAGGCGGTCTTAGCCTCGGGCGGGACGCCCGGGGCAGTCGAGTCGTCCTCATGATCTTTACGGGACTCCTCGCTCTCGAGGGCGAGGGTCTTCGCGTcgtggccgacgaggacggacGCCGGCGTGGGCTTCCACTCAATGCGCTTCGGAAACTGGAACTGGACCCACTCCTtgtcggcctcctcgccatTCGCCTGCGCCTTCTGCAGGTGCTCGAAATAGGCATCTagcccgccatggccggcAGTCTTGTCAGGGCGGTAGTGCTCTAACGAGCTCGCGGTGTTGACGCTGGCGGTGTGGAAAGCCGACTGAAGGTTGAAGGtggcgaggcggccgacgcgaGGGCTGGTGCGCCGCCGTGCAAACGACGGGCGGTTCTGTGTGTTTAGAACATGCTGAGGATGGGTGGCAGCAACGACCGACTGGGCGTAGCCGTGGGTGAAAGACTTTGAAAATCCTTGTCGGATGAAGCTCTGGAAGACCGACGAGTAAACGGAGGGCATTTAGGAGACGCCTGGCGAAGAAGGATTCTAGAGTGGTGAGGGCGTTAGTCAGCGGTTGCAGAACGGGCGCAGATACTCATTGTCAAGCTGAGCCTTGCGCGGACCGGCTTCCGCGTGTTGCTCGGGGAAAAGGGCGCCGTGACTGCCCACGAGACAACTGCCCACGCGACGCAAAACACGAAGCTTCGAGAGTGCCAAAGCGCGTAAGCGGGTGAGTCACAACTTACAAGGAGAGATGGGTAAATGCGCAATTGCAGGTTCATTTGACGACACTGAAGCCGTCAAACAAACGCGCGTTTCTAGGTAGGTACGGCTGGAGCGATTGGGAAGGTTGAGAATGACCAAAGGGGGGGAATGAGTGTGGGAGGATGGGAATGTGGCTGTCAAATATGGATGGGATGCGCGGCGCGAGCTGGAGCTCGGCTAGGATTGGTGAATGGTGGCCCGCGGGATCTTCGAACTTTTTTTCCCGCTAAGAAAGCGGGTGGACTCGGAACCCCTCTTCGCAGGGGTCCATCAGGTCCGTGGACACGACGGACTTcatgtactccgtactcccGTACCGCACCGAGCAACTCGTTCAGCTCGACGGCTTGCGGCTTGATCAACGCGAAAAGAAGCTCAGCTGTGTGTTGAATGTTTCTCGCTTCATTTGCCGAGTCAAAATGCCAGCCAAACAACCAAGCGCACAAATATCTTGCAAGCAGTGACTCACCTCAGCCGTGTGTAGGTAGTGTATGCACTCAGAGGTAACGAATGGACAGCGCAGCCTTCGTAGGTAGTCTCCATTACGCTGTAGATACCTCGAGTTACTCTGCACTCCGTCCTCCAGAAAAGAACAGATGGCACGTTTCGAGACAGCAGGAGCATGCTTGCCATTGCTTGTCCGACCCTCTTAAAAAAACAACACAGATTTCTTAGAAATACGACGCGCCCTGCAGCGGTCCGTGCGCCCCCACCAAAACCTGTCACCGCACCCCAGCCGACATGTCGCCACAGGAATCGCTTCAAATTGACGACGTTGCAAGTGCAATTAGAGAGGCTGGAAAATGCAGACTAATTAAAAACGTTGACCTGTTAGAAAGCTTGAAAATGCTACCCCTAAATACAGGAGATACTCTGGATTTGTCAATAGGTCACGTGGCATTTGCCTTATCGATAAGctatcttatcgataagttatcttatcgataaggaGGTCTATCCGTCTTTGCAAATGCCCTCTCCTTTTGGTAAGCAACGTAGCAGTTAACCGTTTGGATCCTTTGAAGCTTTGGATCTCTCATCAATTCCTATCACGATTCCGGTATCAACATGTCAGCTGGGGGGTATGGTCGTGCTCGTTGCGAGGTGTCGGTGGGGGCGCACAGACCACTGCAGGGTGTGTCGTATTTCTAAGAAAGTTGTATTGTTTTTTTAAGAGGGTCGTTGCTTGTCGTGTTGCAGCCATTTCGCGAGATTCATGCCTCAGTCGCCAAACCGGCCAGGCGGGCAGCGAATGACGAATGAAACCACCGCAGCGGAAGACCCGGACGCGGGCTGAGTGGGGCTCTGTCCGGGGAGGGCCACGTCTAACGAAGACAAACCGGGCCAAGTCGAAACCTGGAGGAAGGCGTGGAAGGTATGGTGGGGACAGGAGGCTCGAGCCTATTGGATCGACGTCCCCCTGTCGATCGCAACGCTCATTGGACCTGTTAATGCTCACTTCCATCCCATGTCTTCTTCCGCAACCAGTTGGCGTGAATGGTACTTTCTCGGATCTCCGACCCCAGGTCATCTAACATTTCCAGCAGCTCGGAGCTCGCACTTGTTCAAAGCCCGACTGCACTAAGATCGTGGGTGCGCCTGGGGGGACTTGGGTTGACCGTTTTGTCGCCTTCTGCAGGAGCCATGTGCCACGCCCGGGGAGTGAGAGCTGAGAAGAATCTCGACTCCATAACTTTATCTCCTTCGAGGTCGCCAAGAGCTTCGCAAGTGGTGAACGCATCTCCGTATTTCGTACGGAGTAGATCGAACATCAAGGACAGGAGGACGAGGCATCATCTTTCATCAGCTGCTTTGCGAGGCACATCGCGGACCGACCGCCTAAGGTTGGGCACCGTGAGCCAAGCTTGGCATTGTGTGTCCAGAGTGCTGCAACACGCAAACCGATCAATTGCTTGCGAAATGTCCACGCGTCCAGACGAAAGCCACCGCCCTGGGCATCCTTCGGGTGTCGGTTATCAGATCTTGGCCAAAAGAGGAAGGATGGGGGGGATGCCTTGGGAGTCACATGTGCTTCGCCCACGAAAATTCACCGCGACGAGGCGGCTCGACGTTTCAGCCCGGCTGACGAGGCATCCACGGCACCAGAGCCGTAGCTCCGCCCCGCCCGCTCCATCAGCCCGTTCCGCGTCGTCAATCGCCGAGATTCTCCGGTCCTGGTCGGAAGCTGCTGCCTGCAGGATTTCAGGACTCGGCGATGGATGCCTCTTTTCAGCATCACATTCATCATTTCCAAGAGCGACGAAACTGCTGGCAACCATCCAAGTGAAGGTAAATATGGCAACATCAGCCAAAATCTGAGTCGAGTGCGGTGTTGGCTGCATACCCACCTCCCACACCCGGATCCAACGTCTGATAAAGACATGCATTTCCCAGTGTTGAATCTTCCCTTTcctcctttctttcttttctttttccttttgtatttttttttcttttttttttttcccttttttctcttttttccTATCGCACCCTGACTGTCTGGCTCTCTGGTGGCTCAATGACAGCCATATGACGCTTCTCTATCCACAGTTTACACCGCCCcttcccctctccccctccctccttcTTCCGGCCCAGCCTCTGCCCGCTCTGCCCCCTTGCTTACCTGAGTGGGTGCCTGGGTCACTGGTTCTGGTACAGTATTCCGTCCAATGGGCGCCGTTGACCGTGATGCTCGAGGGTCAGAGATGAATGGCCAGGTATGCCGTGGTCGGCCACGCGACTGTTCAGGTCAAACTCGTAGTTAGATGACTTGATATCTGGGCGCAATTGATGAATTTGGTGGTGGTTGCGTTGATGGCTTTGATAGATTGATCGTGTGCGAGTGAGAATCAGGGTTAGGGCTGTATATGTAGGAGGCCACTCGCATTGTCCGGCGTATCCAAGTCACACAGTCCAAAACGCACGTGTCTTAACTCTTGTAACAAGTGACGCAAACGGTGTTCACCAGACTGGGTAATCTGGTGTAGTTTATGAGGTCACATCTCGTGAAAATGCTCGAGTTGTTTGCTGCATCGAGGGGCTTGCGTTTTCCTTCAGGCCTCCACGCCCCGCATGCGGCCAATTACGGTTTCCCCTCGCAATTCGGGCTGCTAGCTTCACAGAGCCACAAGCCTCCCAAACATCCAACAACGGCCAATTGGACTGCTTGAACTTCTCACAGCCGGCGCTGAGTTCTCCCCAAGGTCCTGAGACTCGGTCGTAAACAAGACCTTTGGCGCGAGCTTCAGACGGCTTTTTGCCGCAGTCCGGACCGCTCTGTTGACTCCCCCCCTTGCCTTGTTTACCTCGCCGAAGCCCTCGTCCGAGTCCTTCCCCGCGGCATCCAGCGCACCCAGGACAGCTGAAAAGCATGGCTGGCCCAAGAGACACGGCCGAGCgagtcggcgccgtcgtcgtctcgGCTCCCGGAAAGGTGCTTCTTGCGGGCGGCTACATTGTTCTCGACCGCAAGCACTCGGGTCTGGTCTTCGGTCTAAGTGCCCGTATCCATGTGCTCGCTCAGGAGATACGGACTAGTGAAGGCGTCCATCTCTCCGAGATTGTTGTGCAAAGTCCCCAGTTTCTCAACGCCACCTGGCGGTACGGCTACCATCTCgtcgccaacggcggcggtATCAAGGTTACCCAGCTGCAATCGTAAGCTGCTCATCACGAAGGCCTGAAGAGAACCAACCCGGCTTACACACTCCTACAGGGGCGCACCAGTTGACTCGAACCACTTCGTCGAGACAACGCTCAACTACGTCCTCTCCTACATTGTACAGGTGGACAAAGACCGGTCTGCGCACGGCTTGAAACCTGCATCTTTGCTCATCCTGGCCGACAACGACTACTACTCCAAACCCAAGCAGGAAGCCGAGAGGCCCTCCTCCAGCTCATCAGCCGGAGGGGAAGTGCCCTCAAACGCACCTCAAACGGGCCGAGACACGAACGGGCCCTCGACGACCGAGCCCAACGAAGAGCCCCTGTCGGCCGCCCAAATCGAGAAGCCCCCCCGGCCCCGGTTCCGCCATTTCGGCACCACCCTCCGTGACGCCCACAAGACCGGCCTCGGCTCCTCTGCTGCCCTCGTCACCTCGCTgaccgccgccctcctctcccACTATCTCCCACCGTCGCTTTTCGACCTCACCACCCAGGAGGGCAAGCGCGTCCTGCACAACCTGGCCCAGGTCGCGCACTGCTCCGCGCAGGGCAAGATCGGCAGCGGCTTCGACGTGGCCAGCGCCGTGTACGGCTCGTGTGTCTACCGCCGCTTCAGCCCCTcgctgctcgcccgcctgccggggccgggcgaggcgggcttcgcggccgcgctggcggcgctggtggacgacggcggcggcctgtgGGACTGCGAGATCCGCAAGGAGCTCGTCGGCCTGCCGCCCGGCGTGGCCATCCGCATGTGCGACGTCGACTGCGGCACGCAGACCGTCAGCATGGTGAAGAAGGTGCACGAGTGGCGGGACGCGAACCccgaggcggtggcgggcgcGTACCAGGGCTTGCAGGCCCGGGtggacgagctggcgcggGTGTTGAGGGAGCAGAGGACCGCGGAGATAGGTGCCGTCATGCGGCCCTTCAGGGATATGATGCGGAAGTTGGGGCGGGATAGCGGCGTGCCGATCGAGCCCGACAGTCAGGAGGCTATGCTGAACGCGCTGGAGAAGGTCGAAGGGGTGTACGGGACTGTCGTGCCTGGGGCGGGCGGGTACGATGCCGCTGCGGTGGTGATGCGGGATGACGCGGAGACGGAGAAGAGAGTCAGGGAGTTTCTGAGAGAGTGGAGTCGGACGAACGAGATACAGGTGCGCCTGATGAAGGTGAAGGGGGAAACAGAAGGTGTGCGGAAGGAGGATGTGGACGAGTTCAAGTTGTGGCTTCATTGAACTGCCCACCGCGGATGACCTGGAGAGCTGCGGGGGATGGTTAGAAGGTACGGGAGCGGTTAGAGATACTGTTGATACCAGTTAATCTAATCTTGGATCGTTGAGTGCAACGGGCATCGGGACGTGTGTTCCCACAAGGCCGGGTTGTCTCTCAGCCTCCATGCGACCTCGAACGAGCTGTTTCACTTTGCAGTTAAGCTAGAGAACCACACAGGCTTCACAGCATCGCAACTCGATCCCTGCGTTGTCTTGCACTCAGTCGACTCTCGACCAACTCCTCAATTAACCTGTCTTGCAACACCCACTTTAAGTAGTGACTCCCCAGACCCCCAGACCCTATGCCAATGATGTATGTATGACAATGAATGGAAGAATAAATGCGCTGTGGGTGAAAACACATTATCATTTCCTGAACACCAAACTAACGCCATCTCCGGCCCCCATTGCCTCTTCCCGGTATATCCCCTCTGCCAACCACCAAACCAAACTCACACTCCCACAAGCACCTTCCTCTCCGCCACCACACCCCCAAGAGAAGGCTCCAGCGGACTAACCGGGCTGCCCAGCTGGAACTCAAAGTCCATCTCCAACAGATCCAGCCTCCTGGTCTGCACCTCCAAACTCCCAGCACCACCGACATCACCAGCATTAATAACAGGCGCACCCCCGTGCAAATCGACCGGCGAAATCGCCGTCACCACCACACCCTCCTTCCCACACCCATCCCCAGCACCCCCCACCCCAGACGGGTTCCCAAACAGCAGCAAATCCAAATCATTCGCCGACACCGACGTCCTCATCCCAGCCCCTCCAGCCCCGGCCCCAAAACCAGCTCCCTCCACCTCTCTACCACcctccatccccatccccatgcCCACACccacaccagcagcagcactaCCACCAACCGTGCTGCTTCCACGCAGGGAGAAGgacccagcgccgccagccgagccatggcggcgcgcggcagcggcgtgaTGGGCATTAGGGGTGGGAacggggatggggatggggagggaCAAGCGCGGCGGGGCGCTGGAGAGGCGCGAGGTCCGGCGAGGGGGGGCTATGGAGGGGGGGAAGTAGCCGGAGGatgaggcggcggt is part of the Thermothielavioides terrestris NRRL 8126 chromosome 2, complete sequence genome and encodes:
- a CDS encoding phosphomevalonate kinase-like protein; this translates as MAGPRDTAERVGAVVVSAPGKVLLAGGYIVLDRKHSGLVFGLSARIHVLAQEIRTSEGVHLSEIVVQSPQFLNATWRYGYHLVANGGGIKVTQLQSGAPVDSNHFVETTLNYVLSYIVQVDKDRSAHGLKPASLLILADNDYYSKPKQEAERPSSSSSAGGEPPRPRFRHFGTTLRDAHKTGLGSSAALVTSLTAALLSHYLPPSLFDLTTQEGKRVLHNLAQVAHCSAQGKIGSGFDVASAVYGSCVYRRFSPSLLARLPGPGEAGFAAALAALVDDGGGLWDCEIRKELVGLPPGVAIRMCDVDCGTQTVSMVKKVHEWRDANPEAVAGAYQGLQARVDELARVLREQRTAEIGAVMRPFRDMMRKLGRDSGVPIEPDSQEAMLNALEKVEGVYGTVVPGAGGYDAAAVVMRDDAETEKRVREFLREWSRTNEIQVRLMKVKGETEGVRKEDVDEFKLWLH